Genomic DNA from Methanofollis sp. W23:
ACCCCGCCGTTCGCCTTGTGAATCGCTCCCGCCTCGACCCGGTCATGGGACGGGGTCTCCAGTCCACCCGACTGGAAGGGGTCGTGGCGCACGTCGCCAAGGAGTGCCCCGGCATGCGAACCGGTGGCATCGATGAAGGGGGCGATGGCGTTTGCTTCGTTGGAGACCAGGAGTTTCGGGACCATCATCTCTTCACGCGGCCGCATGTACTGGAGGGCCATGAAGAGGAAAGCCGAGGCGATGATGCCCATCAGCCACTGCCCGGTGATGAGCGAGTAGCCCAGGATGCCAAAGACCAGGAGCATCATCAAGGTGTTGCGCATCTGTTTGCGCTTGGCCGCCTCGGCCTTATGGGCTGCCACGATCTGTTTGCCTCGGCCGGCAGCGACCGTCCTGATCACTGGATTATTCGAGTCCTCGACGTTCGGATAGACGAGGACGTCCTTGAGTTCCTCTTTGGGGAGAAGTTCGGCCATCGCCTTGGCAAGCATCGACTTGCCGGTGCCAGGGGTGCCAAGCATCATCACGTGCCGGCGCTGGGTGGCCGCCTTCTTGATCACCTCCACGGCGTTCTCCTGGCCGATCACCTGGTCGATCAGCCTGGAAGGAACCTCGACCTCTGATGAGTCAGAGATCTCGGTGCTGAAGAGAAGATCTTCGTCCGCATTCTTCTCAAGGTTGTCAGAAACAGTCTTTTCCATTATTGGTGCAACCTCATTGGGCAATGATACTTAAATACTATTTTCATGATAGTTTAAGTAGTTTCAGCTGGAGGAAAAACCAAAAATGAAGGTCGTATGCACAGAACAATCCCAGATACTCGCTGTCCGGATCGCCGACGAACTTGGGGTCCAGGTGGCCGACACTCGCTTCGCCCGCTTCCCTGACGGGGAGCTCTACCTGCAGGTCCTCGACCCTCTTGATGACGAGACCGTGATCGTCGGAAGTGTGACCGACAATGATGCGTTCATCCAGCTGATGCTCCTCGTCGATGCCTGCGAGACGACCACCAACACGCTGGTCATCCCGTACCTCGGGTACGCACGGCAGGACAAGAAGTTCAAGGACGGGGAGCCGGTGAGCGCCAGGGTCGCGGCACGGGCATTGTCCAGGGGGGTCACCGACGTGATCACCGTCAACATCCATGAGCGGGACATCGCCCGCTACTTCGAGTGTCAGGCCCATGACCTCTCCCTGGCCGAGGAGGTCGGGGAATATCTCAAGACGAAGGGGTTCGAGAACCCGCTTATCCTCGCGCCCGACGCCGGGGCGGCCGAGTTCGCGGCCGAGGTGGCGGCGGCCGGCGAGTGGCAGACCGATTATCTCAAGAAGACCAGGATCTCTGGCGAAGAGGTCAGGATGGAGCCAAAGACTTTTGATGTCGCGGGCCGGGAGGTCGTCATCGTCGACGATATCATCGCGACCGGCGGGACGCTGGCGACGGCGACGAAGATGCTCTATGCCCAGGGGGCGGCCGAGGTCCATGCGGCCTGCGTCCACGGGGTCTTCACCGGCGGGGCCTATGTCCATCTCCGCAGTGCGGGAGTGAAGAGTCTGGTCTGTTCCGATACCATCGAGCGGGCGTGCTCTGAGGTCTCGGCGGCCAGGGGTATTGCAGCAGCGCTCAAGAAATGTTAGAGATCGACGGATCGATGGGAGAGGGTGGCGGCCAGGTGGCACGGACCGCCGTCGCCCTGGCGGCACTGACCGGCACCAGGCTCAGGCTCACGCAGATCAGGGCCGGACGGCCAAAGCCCGGGCTCGCGGCCCAGCACTGCACGGCGGTGCGGGCGGTGGCCCTGGCATGCGGGGCCGAGATGGAAGGATGTGCGGTCGGGAGCACTGAACTCACATTTGTCCCAGGCGACCTGCGGCGGACCGAGGGCGAGATCGCGATCGGGACGGCAGGGAGCATCCCGCTCGTCCTCCAGGCCTGGCTCCCGGTGGCCCTGGCGACAGGGGGGTCGATCACTCTTACCGGCGGGACCGAGGTCCAGAAGAGCCCGACCATCGACTATTGTGCCAGGGTGCTCCTCCCGGTCCTGCAGGCCCATGGAGCAAAGGTCAGGACAGAGGTTCTCAACCGCGGGTATTTCCCGCGGGGCGGGGGGCGGGTCAGGGTGACGGTGGAGCCGTCGACCCTCCACCCGCTCGACCTCGATGCAGTGCCGCCACACCGGGGGATCGTCTCGTGTTCGCAGGCCCTCCCCGAGCATGTGGCCGAGCGGCAGGCGACGGCGGCGGTCGCCCTTCTCCATGACTATCCGGTCGAGATCGTGCGGACCGCCGGGCCTGGCACCGGAACCTCGGTGACGACCTGGTGCGGGACGAAGGGGGGGGTGGCCCTGGGCAGGCGGGGGTTGCCGGCCGAGAAGGTGGGCCGGACGGCGGCACGGGAACTCCTTGCCGCCCTCGAAGCCCCTGGCCAGGTCGATATCCATCTGGCCGACCAGCTCCTCGTCTACCTGGCCCTATCCGGCGGGCGGTATACCGCCCCGAGCCTTTCCAGCCATGCGGCGACGACCTGCGCACTCCTTGCCCGTTTCGGCCATGAGGTCACGGTCTCTGGCACCTCGCCGGTGGTGTTCTCGGCATGAAGATCGTCCTTGACGCCACCGCCTTCTTCGTGGACCGGGCTTATGAGGGCGAGGTCTACACCTCCCCGCGGGTCGTGGCCGAACTCGTCGACCTGAGGGCAAAGTGCCGTTACGAGGCGCTCCTGGCCGCGGGGCTGACCGTGACCGAACCCTCGCCCGAAGCACGGCAGGCGACGGCGGCGGCAGCCGAGGTGAGCCGGGACATTGGTGTCCTTTCCCCGACCGACCTGGAGGTGCTGGCCCTGGCCCACGACCTCAGCGGCGTGCTGTACACCGACGACTTCGCGGTCCAGAACGCGGCGATCAGCCTGGGGGTCAGGACTCACCCGATCCAGCAGCGGCGGGCAAAGAAGGTGAAGTGGAAGTACAGGTGCGCCGGGTGCGGACGGTATTATCACGAACCTGGCGAGTGCCCGGTCTGTGGGTCAGAGATCAGGCGGAAACGCCGGTGAGGAGAGAGGGGTGCGAACACCGACCCTCCCAGAGACACCCCTCCTGAGCCGGAAAGTCCCTGTTCGTCTTAAAAATCCAGGACAGCGCCCGGGCCCCGCAAACTGTTATATATCAATCCGCAAACCAATCTGGTATGTCTTCCCTCGACGAACTGATCAACAAGGCACAGCTCCTCCTCTCAGAAGGGCATAGTCAGGAGCAGATCGCAGACGAACTCTCGCTCTCGATGGAGACGGTGACCTGGTTGCTGACCCAGCAACCCGGGGCCGAGGCACCCAAAGACGTGCATATCGACTGGACGGCAGTCTCCAGCGATGCCGAACTGATCGATATGACGGCCAGGATGCTCATCCGCCGTTACTTCTCCGCAGTCGAGAGGGGAGACGTCACTGCCGGGTCTGAGGAGGCCGAGTTCGACACGGTGGTCGGGATCTCTCTCTCCGGCGTCCCGCTGGCCACCCTCATCGCCGAGGAGACAGGGTCTCGCCTGGCCATCTACCACCCTGCCAAACACAGTCCGGCCGAGAAGAAGATCGGGTCGGTCTCCGGGAGTTTTGCCGGCGTCGACGGCAAGTCGTGCGTCATCGTCGACGACGTGATCACCACCGGCAAGACCCTCCACGAGGTCGTTGATTATCTCCGTGCCCATGGGGCACGGCCGGTGGCCATCTGGGTGCTCTTCGACAAACGGGATGTCAGGACCGTCGAGGGAGTACCGGTCTTCCCGCTTTGCAGGATATCGAGGATCGACTGAACTCTCTTTTTTTGCTCTGTAAAAACCCTCGCCAATTCTCGGTACGAGCGCTATCCACCCGCCTTCCCCGATCTTCACGCCAGGGGCTCCGCCCCCGAGACCCCCGGGATGAAGATAGGGCTGGGAAGGCACAATCAGCGACCATAAAGAGAGTATTGCCATCCTCCGCCTATCGCTCGCGCGGGTGGGTCCGGGGGGCGGCCAAGCCCCCCACCAGAGAGAAAGAGATCAAGAGAATCTCTACAGGGCCCCTTTTTCCGGCTATTGAAGAGTACCTCTTCTGGAGCACTTCAATCTGAATGAGGATCTTCCAGACCATCACAGACAGGAGGGCACTCAAGATGATGTTCATGGACCTTTTCTGTCCCTTAACCCCTATCAGAAATTCTGAAGAACCCGGTCCCTCTTCTTCAACGCCGTCACCACCCCGTGACACCGGCAGGCCGTCCCGACAACAAGAGTCTCTTCCTCGCGGGCACAGGCAAGGACGGCGGCGACGTCCCGGCCCCGCAGGCCGCCGACCCCAGGCCCGAGTTGCAGGCTCTCCAGAACCTGCGCATCAGGAAGGGCGTCTGCCAGCAGGGCGTGAAGCGGACGGGGCCAGCACTCGCCGGTCGCCGGGCAGCGGGGCGGGGCCGGGCAGGCAGGGAGGCATGTCCCGTCGCGGTTGTACGAGAGGACGAGCGTCCCCTCTAAAGAAGAGACAAGGATACGGGGAGGGAGGGCGGCGGCGGCCGTCGTCGCACCTCCGGTCCAGGGGACGTACTCGCACGACCTGGCGACAAGGCTGGCAAGGAGATGGAAGGGGACGGTGGGGACCAGGACATCAGGAGCATGGGAGGTGAAGAGGGCGAGGGCCTTCACCACCCCTCCCTGCACAAATGAGACCTCTCCGTCTGTCCCCTCCATGAGAACCGCGCGTGCGGCCAGGCAGAGGGAGTCCTGGTCGACGACGATGCACCGCCATCCTTCCCCAAGGAGGTACCTCGTGCAGGCGGCCCCATAGACCCCACCACCGACGACAAGGGCGGTCTTACCCAAGTTCCATCACCCCGGTCATCTTCAACGGGACGGTCCTGACCGCCGAGGCGGCGACCGCACCCGGGGGGGCGACCGAGAGAGTGAAGGTCTCGCCAGGGCCGAGGGTGCGTCCGGGCGTGGCCAGAAGCACAAAGACCTCGCCAGGCTCAAGGAGGTCGTCGTCGTCCACTTTAAAGAGCGGGACATTGACTCGCGTGGTGATCGTCCATGCAGGCGGGGTGGGGGCGTCCTTTGTAAGCGACCACTCCTCGGTCTTTGTCTCAAACCCTACGACCGCCTTTCCCATGTCCACGCCACCCATGTCGCCGGGGAAGAGGCGGACCGAGCACGAGACCGCCCCCATCCGGCCGGGACCGGCCTCGTCGGCATGGCCATAGAGGTCTTCGATGAGGACGGCATGCCCTGAGAGATCAAGGGTGCCGACCACCATCCCTGCCGGGGCCTCGGCAGGTCTGGTCTCGGCGTAGATGACGACGCCGGCGGCAAGGAGAATGACGGCGGCAAGGATCCCGCACTCCAATCTGGTGAAGGCGGCGGTGGGATCGGGGTCAGTCTGCATACCAGAATGATTGTCTCAGGCAGGTTTGACCTTTGCTTTTCGGCCCTGGAAGCCGCGGGCAGACCTTGCAGGCACCGGTGTTTGGGCGAAAAAAGGAGAAGAGGGCGGCGCCACCGAACGCCATATATAGAAGTTCTAATCCATAGTAATGAGATATCGGAGGTTTCTATTATGCTTGCTGGACAGCCAGTCGTAGTCTTACGAGACAATGTAGAACGCACCAAAGGGACAGAGGCACAGCAGTCTAATATCATGGCAGCAAAGGCGATCGCTGCCGCTGTGCGCACCACACTCGGCCCCCGGGGCATGGACAAGATGCTCGTCTCCTCGACCGGAGACGTGACGATCACCAATGACGGAGCCACCATCCTGCACGAGCTCTCGGTCCAGCACCCGGGCGCGAAGATGATGGTCGAGGTCGCCGAGACGCAGGACGACGAGGTCGGCGACGGTACCACCACCGCCTGCATCCTTGGCGGTGCCCTGATGGAGCAGGCCGGGACCATGGTCAACCAGGAGATCCACCCGACGATCGTGGCCCAGGGCTACCAGATGGGCCTGGAAAAGGCCCTCGAGATCCTCAACGACCTGGTCATCACCGTCACCCCTGAGGACCGGGACGTGCTCACGCAGATCGCCTCCACCTCGATGACCGGCAAGTCGATCGAGTCGGTGAAGGAGAAGGTCGCCGGGATCGTCGTCGACGCCGTCAAGGCGGTCGCCGAGGAGAAGAACGGGAAACTGATCATCGACGAGGACGACGTCAAGGTTGCCAAGGACGTCGGCGAGACGATGGACGACGCAGAACTCATCAAGGGCGTCGTCATCAACAAAAAGCGCGTCGCCGACGCGATGCCAAGGAAGGTCGAGAATGCAAAGGTCGCCCTCCTCGCCCAGCCCATGGAGATCACCAAGACCCAGGTGAAGTCGAAGATCAAGATCTCTGAGAGCCAGCAGCTCAACGCCTTTGGCGACCAGGAGCGCGAGACTCTGAAGAAACTGGCAGACGAGGTCAGGGCGGCGGGCGTCAATGTGATCCTCTGCCAGAAGGGGATCGCCGACGCGGTCCAGTATTATCTGGCAAAGTACGGGGTCTTCGCGGTCGAGGACGTCCCTGAAAAGGACATGAAGTTCGCGGCCAGGGCCCTCAACGCCGTCATCGTCAACAAGGTCAACGAGCTCTCCCCAGAACTGATCGGCTCGGCCGGGTACGTGGAGCAGATCGAGGACACTGAACTGGTCAAGATCGCCGAGTGCCCGAACCCGAAGGCAACGACGATCCTGCTGCGGGGTTCGACCCAGCACCTCATCGACGAACTCGAGCGGGCGGTCGAGGACGCACGCAGGGTCGTCCAGGACACCCTGGAAGACGGGACGTTCGTGGTCGGCGGCGGCTCGGTCGAGACCGAGATGATGCTCAGGATCAGGGAGTACGCGGCAAGTGTCGGCGGACGGACCCAGATCGCCCTGGAGGGCTTTGCCGATGCCTTCGAGTATATCCCAAAGACCCTTGCCGAGAACTCGGGCTTTGACCCCATCGACAAGGTCGTCGCCCTCAAGGCGGCCCATGCAAATGGCGAGAAGTACGCGGGGCTCAATGTCTACACCGGCGAGGTCGTGGACATGAAGGCCGAGCGGGTCTTTGAACCGGCACGGGTAAAGAAGCAGGCAATCCTCTCGGCGTCCGAGATGGCAAGCATGCTGGTGCGGGTCGACGACATGTTCGTCACCGTCACAAAAGAAGAAGGCCCTGTTGCCTGATCTTCTCAACCACGCGAACAGGTCGAGACTATCTCGGCCTCATCTATTTTTATCTCGTCGTCCTGGGCCACCGGACACCCGTCCACAAAGACGATCATGGTGTCAGGGTTCATGCCAAGGCAGAGGAGCGCCTTCTCCCAGGTGTCGCCTTCCTCGCCATGGTAGGTGAGCACGATCCCCTCGCGGGGGAACCGAAGAGTGCATTCCATCGCAAAGGTTATCAGAGCGGCGGACAGATAGTGTTACCGCAACGGGCCGGGGTAGTCTAGTCCGGGAAGGCGGTGGCCTCGAAAGCCACTGGTGCTCGCACCTCGGGAGTTCAAATCTCCCCCCCGGCGCCTTTCAAAGAATGCGCTTTTCTCACCAAGGTTTTTGCTACAGGTCGAAGGCAGAAGATTCATCTGATCGCTTCTCGAAGATCGAGTAGATGATGCAGGGGTCTGGTCTGTGCTGGAGCCGCGCAGGTGCCAGTCAGGATGAACTGCTTCGTCACGGGCCATGGTAGGAAAGAAGGTTCTTTCCGGGGATCATAAGGAGAAGAGTGTTCCCCACACGCGTGGGGATGAACCGATCTCGACAGTAGCACAGGCCCTGGGCCTTAAGTGTTCCCCACACGCGTGGGGATGAACCGGACCCGGCCCTGCTTGCAGGACGGGAGGATCAGTGTTCCCCACACGCGTGGGGATGAACCGAGGATATTGTCCTCTGCTGCCTCTACTCCGGCGTGTTCCCCACACGCGTGGGGATGAACCGTTGGGAGTGACATTCTTCCCATCGCCAAGAGCGTGTTCCCCACACGCGTGGGGATGAACCGGCAGACCTCCGCGCTGAGGGGATGGTGGTCCGGTGTTCCCCACACGCGTGGGGATGAACCGCGCCGGGAGATCCGGGAGGCTGGCAGCCTCGAGTGTTCCCCACACGCGTGGGGATGAACCGGCATATGAATCTGCTCGCCGATGTTCGCATCAGTGTTCCCCACACGCGTGGGGATGAACCGTCTACGTCGATGTCGTCGTCCTGGGCGGCCGCGTGTTCCCCACACGCGTGGGGATGAACCGGCGTCTTCGTTCTGTATTTCGGTCTGAAATTTGTGTTCCCCACACGCGTGGGGATGAACCGACGCAGAATCGGGCGCTATTATTACCAACTCCGTGTTCCCCACACGCGTGGGGATGAACCGGTCATTAATTTGATTAAAGTTGCGGGAATTTAGTGTTCCCCACACGCGTGGGGATGAACCGTTAGGGAGCAGATTTGGATCTACAGTCATCGAGTGTTCCCCACACGCGTGGGGATGAACCTCAAGATCCGCAATTACCCCGAAGAGGCAATCCGTGTTCCCCACACGCGTGGGGATGAACCGATCATCACCACATCATCACCAGGTCATCGATGGTGTTCCCCACACGCGTGGGGATGAACCGAAAATTGAAATTGAGGCGAGAGAGGAGGCTTCGTGTTCCCCACACGCGTGGGGATGAACCGAACACTCTCTCTCTCTGGTGCGGGGCACCGACGTGTTCCCCACACGCGTGGGGATGAACCTTAGCGCGGTGAGCCGCGCCCAAGTCGTCACCCGTGTTCCCCACACGCGTGGGGATGAACCGGATGACAGACAATCCCTACCTGGGGAGATACGGTGTTCCCCACACGCGTGGGGATGAACCGCGATCAGGTACTATCAGAAACGGACAATTGGCGTGTTCCCCACACGCGTGGGGATGAACCGCAGGGCTATCTGTGGCGCCTGCGGCCCTCCTCCGTGTTCCCCACACGCGTGGGGATGAACCGTTCTATCAGCGGGGCAGGGAGCGAGATACAGCGTGTTCCCCACACGCGTGGGGATGAACCGGGTATCTTCCCTGCAAAGGCGAAGACCCATGAGTGTTCCCCACACGCGTGGGGATGAACCGATCCCTACGTCGATCCGTGGTCGGATCTGTTCGTGTTCCCCACACGCGTGGGGATGAACCGAATTTCTGGCAGTTGCCGGGGCCTCCGGGCCTGTGTTCCCCACACGCGTGGGGATGAACCGATGCAGCTAATCCGCGACGTCTGCGCCAAGGAGTGTTCCCCACACGCGTGGGGATGAACCGAACAGCGCCCCCGGGTACTCGTCAATCTCCAGAGTGTTCCCCACACGCGTGGGGATGAACCGTCCTGCCCCCACCGATCCCAGGCGGCCTGAAGGTGTTCCCCACACGCGTGGGGATGAACCGTCTGCGTCCCGTCGGTTCTGTGACGCTGTGGAGTGTTCCCCACACGCGTGGGGATGAGTCACCCTGGTGCATCCATAGATCTCTTCTTCTCCCGATTTCGGTCCCTCACCCCCCCTCATCTATCCACCTCCTCTCCTGCCTCAGCCCCATACAGAACTCCATCACACCCTGAGGCGACACTCATTATGGTTGAAACATAATATCGATTCAATTCGGAATCTGCATATATCAAAAAATCAATTATTGGGCCATGGAGCACCAGACCGACCGCCCATACTATCGCTACTGGGCAAAGACACCCAATGAAGAGGAATCTGCTCCTATCGCACACCTCCTCCCATACCACGCCCTCGACGTCGCGGCGGTCGGGCAGGTCCTGCTCCAGAACGACCCCATTCTCAGGGCGAGGTTCG
This window encodes:
- a CDS encoding orotate phosphoribosyltransferase-like protein; its protein translation is MSSLDELINKAQLLLSEGHSQEQIADELSLSMETVTWLLTQQPGAEAPKDVHIDWTAVSSDAELIDMTARMLIRRYFSAVERGDVTAGSEEAEFDTVVGISLSGVPLATLIAEETGSRLAIYHPAKHSPAEKKIGSVSGSFAGVDGKSCVIVDDVITTGKTLHEVVDYLRAHGARPVAIWVLFDKRDVRTVEGVPVFPLCRISRID
- a CDS encoding ribose-phosphate diphosphokinase; amino-acid sequence: MKVVCTEQSQILAVRIADELGVQVADTRFARFPDGELYLQVLDPLDDETVIVGSVTDNDAFIQLMLLVDACETTTNTLVIPYLGYARQDKKFKDGEPVSARVAARALSRGVTDVITVNIHERDIARYFECQAHDLSLAEEVGEYLKTKGFENPLILAPDAGAAEFAAEVAAAGEWQTDYLKKTRISGEEVRMEPKTFDVAGREVVIVDDIIATGGTLATATKMLYAQGAAEVHAACVHGVFTGGAYVHLRSAGVKSLVCSDTIERACSEVSAARGIAAALKKC
- a CDS encoding thiamine S protein produces the protein MECTLRFPREGIVLTYHGEEGDTWEKALLCLGMNPDTMIVFVDGCPVAQDDEIKIDEAEIVSTCSRG
- the thsA gene encoding thermosome subunit alpha, whose product is MLAGQPVVVLRDNVERTKGTEAQQSNIMAAKAIAAAVRTTLGPRGMDKMLVSSTGDVTITNDGATILHELSVQHPGAKMMVEVAETQDDEVGDGTTTACILGGALMEQAGTMVNQEIHPTIVAQGYQMGLEKALEILNDLVITVTPEDRDVLTQIASTSMTGKSIESVKEKVAGIVVDAVKAVAEEKNGKLIIDEDDVKVAKDVGETMDDAELIKGVVINKKRVADAMPRKVENAKVALLAQPMEITKTQVKSKIKISESQQLNAFGDQERETLKKLADEVRAAGVNVILCQKGIADAVQYYLAKYGVFAVEDVPEKDMKFAARALNAVIVNKVNELSPELIGSAGYVEQIEDTELVKIAECPNPKATTILLRGSTQHLIDELERAVEDARRVVQDTLEDGTFVVGGGSVETEMMLRIREYAASVGGRTQIALEGFADAFEYIPKTLAENSGFDPIDKVVALKAAHANGEKYAGLNVYTGEVVDMKAERVFEPARVKKQAILSASEMASMLVRVDDMFVTVTKEEGPVA
- a CDS encoding NOB1 family endonuclease, with product MKIVLDATAFFVDRAYEGEVYTSPRVVAELVDLRAKCRYEALLAAGLTVTEPSPEARQATAAAAEVSRDIGVLSPTDLEVLALAHDLSGVLYTDDFAVQNAAISLGVRTHPIQQRRAKKVKWKYRCAGCGRYYHEPGECPVCGSEIRRKRR
- the rtcA gene encoding RNA 3'-terminal phosphate cyclase: MLEIDGSMGEGGGQVARTAVALAALTGTRLRLTQIRAGRPKPGLAAQHCTAVRAVALACGAEMEGCAVGSTELTFVPGDLRRTEGEIAIGTAGSIPLVLQAWLPVALATGGSITLTGGTEVQKSPTIDYCARVLLPVLQAHGAKVRTEVLNRGYFPRGGGRVRVTVEPSTLHPLDLDAVPPHRGIVSCSQALPEHVAERQATAAVALLHDYPVEIVRTAGPGTGTSVTTWCGTKGGVALGRRGLPAEKVGRTAARELLAALEAPGQVDIHLADQLLVYLALSGGRYTAPSLSSHAATTCALLARFGHEVTVSGTSPVVFSA